AacacatttttcttcttctcccacCAGCCAAGTATCACCCCAAATGTGATCTCTGCCTCAAAGGGATTGAGCACTGGTTTCCCAAAAGTATCACTCCAATCAATCGATAACCGAGGATGAACAATCTGAATCCAAGCATCCACAGAGTCCTCAAACAATGCAATCCTTGCAGGGCTAATCTCAGACATCAAGAAAACAGTGTAAAGGAACCCTTTTTCCTTCATATTCTTTTCCAATCTCTCCAGAATCTTAGGGTTCCCTTGCTTACCCAAAGTCCCCAAAATAACACCCCAATTCTGAGCTTCCTCCCTCGCTTTCAAAATTGCACCTTCCTAGATTCCTTCATTCCCAAGTGATCATACTCTTCCAGAAACAACTTCCCAATGTAAGGGTCATACCTAAAAGCCTTAATCTCAGGATTAGCTATCATGATCGCCTCAAGATGAAACCTTCCATCAGCGATAAATACCAAAATGCTATTCTCAGAATTCTCACTAAACGAATCCATTAATGAAACCTTGGGAGCAGTGCAGCAAAGAACCTCACCTGCCGAAAGAGGCTTGGACTGCGgtaccaaaaccctaaacactgtTTTCTCCAATTCCGACTTCACAGCCCTAATTGCAGATGCAAACTAAATAAGTACCACCTAATACGAGGTTCTGGGCACGAGACTCAAGGTTCAATTTAACGGTATCAACCAAATGGGAAACGTCGATTTTGATGTTGACGAAGTCGTAGAGACAGGGGATGGTGGTGGAATCGATGGGGACAAGGCAGCTGTGGCCGTAGTGGATGAGGAGGTCGGCGGAGAGCGCAGCGGCGGAGAAGTTGTCGACACAACAAGTGCCGTAGGTGACATCACCGGCTGTCTTTCCCTTCCACCTCCCTCCGCTTCTCCCCAACCCACACCGAATCCGTTTTCAAGCCCACTTTCGGTGCTGGTGTTTCGTTTTTGGCGCCGCTAAACGGGTTGTACGTGAGTACCCTTAAGTGAGGAAGGTAGATGGTGGCCGAGTGAGTTTCAGAAAGGTTCAGAAAAAAAAGGGTTTACAGAAGATTAGAGAGGGAGAAAGTTGATTGGTCGATGGAGGTGGAGCAAGCTAAGCC
Above is a genomic segment from Arachis duranensis cultivar V14167 unplaced genomic scaffold, aradu.V14167.gnm2.J7QH unplaced_Scaffold_119891, whole genome shotgun sequence containing:
- the LOC107475133 gene encoding uncharacterized protein LOC107475133; translation: MDSFSENSENSILVFIADGRFHLEAIMIANPEIKAFRYDPYIGKLFLEEYDHLGMKESRKQGNPKILERLEKNMKEKGFLYTVFLMSEISPARIALFEDSVDAWIQIVHPRLSIDWSDTFGKPVLNPFEAEITFGVILGWWEKKKNVLVAKVQEGCEDGGVSCQKSGDSSCECSCGEDDNGNRKSDFGGEYPIDYYSHDGGEWNSSYVKKSSRPVRRISVSLVATSAIYQQF